A region of Bacteroidia bacterium DNA encodes the following proteins:
- a CDS encoding electron transfer flavoprotein subunit beta/FixA family protein, producing the protein MKCLVCISQVPDTTTKIVFDTSGKELNKNGVTFIINPYDEYGISRSLEFKEKTGQGSTTILCVGKADVDPTIRKALAVGADDSVRVDADSTDAHFVAHQIAEYAKGKGYDLIFFGKESIDGNGSQVAGMVAEKLGIPFVSLCKKLEVEGGKATVQREIEGGTEVLESSLPLVLSVQKGISEWRIPNVRGIMAARTKPLQVIPPIPVPNYTQTLHYELPPAKSACQYVPADNVSQLVTLLSQKGAI; encoded by the coding sequence ATGAAATGCTTAGTATGCATTAGCCAAGTGCCGGATACTACAACCAAAATTGTATTTGATACTTCTGGCAAAGAATTGAACAAAAATGGAGTTACCTTCATCATAAATCCCTATGATGAATACGGAATATCCCGCAGTTTAGAATTTAAGGAGAAAACCGGCCAAGGTAGCACCACCATTTTATGTGTAGGAAAGGCTGACGTTGATCCCACCATCCGTAAAGCACTAGCCGTAGGCGCTGATGATAGTGTTCGGGTTGATGCAGATTCTACTGATGCTCACTTTGTGGCACACCAAATAGCAGAATATGCCAAAGGAAAAGGATATGACCTGATTTTCTTCGGTAAAGAATCTATTGACGGCAATGGAAGCCAAGTTGCCGGAATGGTTGCTGAAAAATTAGGAATTCCGTTTGTTTCGTTATGCAAAAAATTAGAAGTAGAAGGCGGTAAAGCAACAGTGCAGCGCGAAATCGAAGGTGGAACAGAGGTTTTAGAGTCTTCTTTACCACTTGTACTGTCTGTTCAAAAAGGAATATCCGAGTGGCGTATCCCGAATGTTCGTGGAATTATGGCCGCCAGAACTAAACCCCTGCAAGTAATACCACCGATTCCCGTCCCTAATTATACACAAACACTTCATTATGAACTTCCTCCTGCTAAAAGTGCTTGCCAGTATGTTCCGGCAGATAACGTTTCTCAGTTAGTTACATTACTTTCCCAAAAAGGAGCTATTTAA
- a CDS encoding bifunctional nuclease family protein produces MEKISLGVVGLSSSQAQVGSFTLVLSELNGPRRIPIIIGGFEAQAIALEMEGIKPNRPMTHDLIFNIANLLGIKLLEVIISDLNEGIFFATLVFRANDSQIIEIDSRPSDAIALSVRFKAPIYTYEHVLSKGGVNIEDSNPDNISKSEKNNPTPKSAKQSTEQSNKQELIKKLTQQMEEAITNEDYELAAKLRDQLSKLGNS; encoded by the coding sequence GTGGAGAAAATATCCTTGGGCGTTGTGGGTTTATCTTCCAGCCAAGCACAGGTTGGCTCATTCACTTTGGTGCTTTCCGAGCTAAACGGCCCCCGAAGAATTCCAATAATTATCGGGGGCTTTGAAGCCCAAGCTATTGCCTTAGAGATGGAGGGGATAAAACCCAATAGACCAATGACACATGATTTAATCTTTAATATTGCTAACTTACTTGGTATAAAATTATTAGAAGTTATTATTTCAGATTTGAATGAGGGGATATTTTTTGCAACGTTAGTTTTTCGCGCCAATGATAGCCAAATAATAGAAATAGACTCTCGCCCCAGTGATGCTATAGCACTTTCGGTGCGCTTTAAAGCTCCTATTTATACCTATGAGCACGTTTTGAGTAAGGGAGGCGTTAATATAGAGGATTCAAATCCCGATAATATTTCTAAATCAGAGAAAAATAATCCTACACCTAAATCCGCAAAACAAAGTACAGAACAATCTAATAAGCAGGAACTTATTAAAAAATTAACACAACAAATGGAAGAAGCAATTACCAATGAAGACTACGAATTAGCTGCAAAGCTAAGGGACCAACTGTCAAAATTGGGGAATTCTTAA
- a CDS encoding electron transfer flavoprotein subunit alpha/FixB family protein yields MSVLVYAENSGGKFKKTVFEAVTYASDLAKSLNTSCVAISIGDVPDSELEHLGKYGVSKVLHVSNDRLKSFVNMAYASVIAAAAKSINATAVVLSQTYNGRAVAPRIAVKLNGAQLSGVTTLVTSKDNGFVANRGAFSGKAIEEIFTDKLPMVITVRANSHQIVDNLVSCSIEPFTGEPDNNDFAAIAKEIIKASDKISLTEADIVVSAGRGLKDPSNWGMIEELAGLLGAATACSKPVADVGWRPHYEHVGQTGIQVAPNLYFAIGISGAIQHLAGISASKIIVVINIDPEAPFFKIADFGIVGDAFVVIPKLIEAIKAIKK; encoded by the coding sequence ATGTCAGTTTTAGTATATGCCGAAAATAGTGGCGGAAAATTCAAAAAAACTGTTTTTGAAGCAGTTACTTATGCTTCAGATTTAGCTAAATCATTAAACACATCTTGCGTGGCCATCTCAATAGGAGATGTACCCGACAGTGAGTTAGAGCATTTAGGCAAATATGGCGTGAGTAAAGTGCTTCATGTTTCTAATGACCGCTTAAAGTCTTTTGTTAATATGGCTTATGCTTCTGTGATAGCCGCTGCTGCTAAGTCTATTAATGCAACCGCCGTTGTCTTATCCCAAACCTATAATGGCCGCGCAGTAGCTCCACGAATAGCCGTAAAGCTAAATGGAGCACAACTTTCCGGCGTAACGACCTTAGTTACCTCCAAAGACAATGGCTTTGTAGCTAACCGAGGAGCTTTTTCCGGAAAAGCAATAGAAGAAATATTTACAGATAAACTGCCTATGGTCATCACCGTTCGGGCAAATTCTCACCAAATTGTAGATAATCTCGTAAGTTGTTCCATAGAACCCTTTACAGGAGAGCCTGATAATAATGATTTTGCTGCTATAGCTAAGGAGATTATTAAGGCATCGGATAAAATTTCTCTTACCGAAGCGGATATTGTTGTTTCGGCTGGTCGTGGCCTCAAAGATCCGTCTAATTGGGGAATGATAGAAGAGTTAGCTGGCTTGTTGGGTGCTGCTACGGCTTGCTCTAAGCCGGTTGCAGACGTAGGTTGGAGGCCGCACTATGAGCACGTAGGGCAAACCGGAATCCAAGTTGCCCCAAATCTGTACTTCGCAATAGGAATTTCAGGCGCAATCCAGCACTTAGCGGGAATAAGTGCCTCCAAAATCATTGTAGTCATCAACATTGACCCAGAAGCTCCGTTCTTCAAAATAGCAGATTTTGGTATCGTTGGAGATGCATTTGTCGTAATTCCTAAATTAATAGAAGCAATCAAAGCAATCAAAAAATAG
- the rfbB gene encoding dTDP-glucose 4,6-dehydratase, with product MKTILITGGAGFIGSHLVRRFVNNYPNYRILNVDKLTYAGNLANLQDIENAPNYVFSKADICDAQAIEALFEQYDVSSVIHLAAESHVDRSIHDPMAFVNTNVIGTVTLLNVAKKYWAGKNDVRFYHVSTDEVYGSLGDSGFFYETTPYDPNSPYSASKASSDHFVRAYAHTYKLPIVISNCSNNYGPYQFPEKLIPLMIANIINRKPLPVYGKGENVRDWLWVEDHCSAIDAIFHQGKNGETFNIGGENEWKNIDLVQYLCKIMDEQLGRKPGESAQLISFISDRPGHDLRYAINCDKVKKELGWKQSLTFETGLVKTVEWYIQNTEWVNQVLSGEYQNYYTKQYQNR from the coding sequence ATGAAGACAATATTAATCACGGGTGGTGCCGGCTTTATCGGCTCTCACTTGGTACGGCGTTTTGTAAATAACTACCCAAACTACCGGATTTTAAATGTAGATAAACTTACTTATGCCGGTAATTTAGCTAACTTACAAGATATAGAGAACGCCCCAAACTACGTATTTTCCAAGGCAGACATCTGCGATGCCCAAGCCATAGAAGCCCTCTTTGAGCAATATGATGTTTCATCGGTTATTCATTTAGCAGCAGAAAGCCACGTAGATAGATCTATCCACGACCCAATGGCCTTCGTCAATACAAACGTAATCGGTACTGTAACTTTACTAAATGTTGCCAAAAAATATTGGGCAGGAAAAAATGACGTTCGCTTTTATCATGTATCTACGGATGAGGTTTATGGCTCCTTAGGAGATAGCGGATTCTTTTACGAAACAACGCCTTACGACCCCAATAGCCCTTATTCAGCTTCCAAAGCAAGTTCAGACCACTTTGTGCGCGCTTATGCCCACACCTACAAGTTGCCAATCGTAATCAGCAATTGCTCAAATAATTACGGCCCATATCAATTTCCGGAAAAACTAATCCCATTGATGATTGCGAATATCATCAACCGTAAACCACTACCGGTTTACGGGAAAGGAGAAAATGTCCGTGATTGGCTCTGGGTAGAAGACCATTGCTCAGCCATTGATGCCATATTTCATCAGGGAAAAAATGGCGAAACCTTTAATATCGGGGGTGAAAATGAGTGGAAAAATATAGACCTTGTTCAATATCTCTGCAAAATTATGGATGAACAGCTTGGTAGAAAGCCCGGTGAATCAGCCCAATTAATATCATTCATTTCCGATAGACCCGGCCACGACCTGCGTTATGCCATCAACTGCGACAAAGTAAAAAAAGAACTTGGCTGGAAACAATCACTAACATTTGAAACCGGTTTAGTTAAAACCGTAGAATGGTACATCCAAAATACAGAATGGGTGAACCAAGTACTCTCCGGAGAATACCAAAACTACTATACTAAGCAGTATCAAAATAGATAA
- a CDS encoding GNAT family N-acetyltransferase: MTDVKLIPLTRNNWEPFSRLQVYENQRNFIPDNLFIIAESKFEKIDLLGIEAVSEPVGMLSLGFWSGVTWISRIMIDKQYQRLGLGKASISEVIHYCRRKQLDFSEIRASISVDNTKAVRVFESSGFKRLNEFYDVEYIMAWHLDENGTN; this comes from the coding sequence ATGACTGATGTTAAGCTGATTCCACTAACCCGAAATAACTGGGAGCCGTTTTCAAGACTACAGGTTTATGAAAACCAACGTAACTTTATTCCGGATAATCTATTCATTATTGCGGAATCCAAATTTGAAAAAATAGACTTACTGGGTATTGAAGCTGTTTCAGAACCCGTAGGAATGCTTAGCTTAGGTTTTTGGAGTGGGGTTACGTGGATTTCCCGAATTATGATTGATAAACAGTATCAACGGCTTGGGCTGGGAAAAGCCAGTATCTCAGAAGTTATTCACTACTGCAGACGCAAACAATTAGACTTTTCAGAAATCAGAGCCAGTATTTCTGTGGATAATACCAAAGCAGTCCGTGTATTTGAAAGTAGCGGCTTCAAACGCCTAAATGAATTTTATGACGTTGAATACATTATGGCATGGCATCTTGATGAAAATGGAACTAATTGA
- a CDS encoding sodium-dependent transporter, with translation MSTNKESWGSRMGLILAMAGNAVGLGNFLRFPVQAIQNGGGAFIIPYLVCFLLMGIPLLWVEWATGRFGGKFSHHSTPFILDSMDKRPWWKYIGVFGIFTNLAVAAYYCYLESWTLSYVWHSIVGTFSGKTPDQVGDFFSSYITLESWPQPVFFWIFCLVLNTWILSRGLSGGVEKVAKIGMPLLILFGLFLAIRGVTLTAGKEGAIFDGTVGLNFLWTPRFDSILDPKVWLAAAGQIFFTLSVGMGSIQCYASYVRSQDDIALNAMSAGWMNEFVEVVLGSCIIIPISIGYLGIDKVVELTKNGGLALGFKTLPYLFQQWGGFLAAVAGIMWFGLLFFAGITSSLAMGTPVMGFLQDEFNWKREPAAWVFGICIFLLGLPTVLFYNYGVFDEYDYWAGTVSLVVFALVEVILFAWIFGMDKGWREINDGADIRIPKIFRYIIQYITPLLLGYVFVMNLPDIWSKITHQDINQQIAKATDPILIQQLQDTKLYTNLARLLLVATFAGIAYLVYLAKQNRIKKIS, from the coding sequence ATGAGTACAAATAAGGAGTCTTGGGGAAGCCGTATGGGGCTGATTTTAGCGATGGCGGGTAATGCAGTGGGCTTGGGAAACTTTTTGCGCTTTCCGGTACAGGCTATTCAGAATGGTGGCGGAGCTTTTATTATTCCATATTTGGTTTGTTTTTTATTAATGGGCATTCCTTTACTCTGGGTGGAATGGGCAACGGGACGTTTTGGCGGAAAATTTAGCCATCATAGCACTCCGTTTATATTGGATTCTATGGATAAACGCCCTTGGTGGAAATACATAGGCGTTTTTGGTATTTTTACAAATTTAGCTGTAGCGGCATATTACTGCTACTTAGAGTCTTGGACTCTCTCTTATGTGTGGCATTCTATTGTAGGAACATTTTCAGGGAAAACGCCTGATCAGGTAGGTGATTTTTTTTCAAGCTATATTACATTGGAAAGCTGGCCTCAACCGGTCTTTTTTTGGATTTTCTGCTTGGTTTTAAACACTTGGATTTTATCCCGTGGTCTTAGTGGCGGTGTCGAAAAAGTAGCTAAAATCGGAATGCCACTCTTAATTTTATTTGGCCTCTTTTTAGCTATTCGTGGAGTTACTTTAACAGCCGGAAAAGAAGGTGCTATTTTTGACGGAACGGTAGGCTTAAACTTTCTCTGGACTCCCCGCTTTGATTCTATCTTAGACCCAAAAGTGTGGTTGGCAGCCGCCGGACAAATCTTTTTTACGTTGTCAGTAGGAATGGGGTCAATCCAATGCTATGCTTCATACGTTAGATCCCAAGATGACATCGCCTTAAATGCCATGAGCGCAGGCTGGATGAATGAATTTGTAGAAGTTGTGCTGGGAAGTTGCATCATTATTCCTATTTCAATTGGTTATTTAGGAATAGATAAAGTTGTAGAGCTTACCAAGAATGGTGGTTTAGCATTGGGCTTTAAAACTTTACCGTACCTATTTCAACAATGGGGCGGCTTTCTGGCTGCTGTTGCCGGAATAATGTGGTTCGGGTTGCTCTTTTTTGCCGGTATAACTTCTTCATTAGCAATGGGAACTCCTGTGATGGGGTTTTTACAAGATGAATTTAACTGGAAAAGAGAGCCTGCAGCTTGGGTATTTGGAATTTGTATCTTCTTATTAGGTCTTCCTACGGTACTTTTTTACAATTATGGTGTTTTTGATGAATACGATTACTGGGCTGGAACTGTCTCTTTGGTTGTGTTTGCCCTTGTTGAGGTGATTCTTTTTGCGTGGATATTTGGAATGGATAAAGGTTGGCGGGAAATTAATGACGGCGCAGACATCCGAATTCCGAAGATATTTCGCTATATAATTCAATACATTACTCCGCTGCTGTTAGGCTACGTTTTTGTTATGAACCTGCCGGATATTTGGAGTAAAATCACCCACCAAGATATAAATCAGCAAATTGCCAAAGCTACAGACCCAATACTTATTCAGCAACTTCAAGATACTAAACTCTATACCAATTTAGCAAGGCTTCTTTTGGTTGCTACCTTTGCCGGCATTGCTTACTTAGTATATTTAGCAAAACAGAACCGGATAAAAAAAATATCATAG
- a CDS encoding NifU family protein — protein sequence MIYTEMTPNPASLKFVLDRIILTGSGVEFIDVSTTESSPIANQLFSLPFVKSIFIGSHFVTITKQSDARWEEVIPAVRQEIQNYLDTGKAFVNRSGDQVLSEEDTNAVKRIRQLLDEHVRPAVAMDGGDIVFESFEDGIVKLRMYGSCSGCPSSTMTLKAGIQSLLTRFIPEVKEVISV from the coding sequence ATGATTTACACAGAAATGACCCCCAATCCGGCATCGCTAAAATTCGTTTTAGACCGGATTATTTTGACCGGATCCGGCGTTGAATTTATAGATGTATCAACTACTGAAAGTTCCCCCATTGCTAACCAATTATTTTCTCTCCCTTTTGTAAAAAGTATTTTCATCGGAAGCCATTTTGTTACAATAACCAAACAAAGTGATGCCCGTTGGGAGGAAGTAATTCCGGCTGTTCGCCAAGAAATTCAAAACTACTTAGATACAGGCAAAGCATTTGTAAACCGGTCAGGAGACCAAGTTTTGAGTGAAGAAGATACTAATGCTGTTAAACGCATCCGGCAGTTATTAGACGAGCACGTTCGTCCGGCAGTAGCAATGGACGGCGGTGATATTGTCTTTGAAAGTTTTGAAGATGGAATCGTAAAACTACGAATGTATGGTTCTTGTTCCGGATGCCCCTCTTCTACCATGACCCTAAAAGCCGGAATCCAAAGCCTCTTAACCAGATTTATCCCCGAAGTGAAAGAGGTAATATCGGTTTAA
- the frr gene encoding ribosome recycling factor, which produces MDERIKPIIEKAKTLMQKAISHLESELVKIRAGKSSPVMLDGIRVEYYGNMTPLSQVANVSAPDPKTLLITPYEKRMIQAIERAIAEAKLGFNPQNDGTIIRILIPQLTEDRRKQLVKQAKEVGEEARVSIRSIRRDHNDLIKKTSKDGVAEDVVKTGEQEIQKLTDSNILKVDKVLSEKEVEIMKV; this is translated from the coding sequence ATGGACGAACGTATAAAGCCTATTATAGAAAAAGCTAAGACTCTCATGCAGAAAGCAATCAGTCATTTAGAGAGTGAGTTAGTAAAAATCCGTGCTGGAAAATCTTCGCCGGTTATGTTAGACGGAATTCGCGTAGAATATTATGGAAACATGACTCCGCTGAGCCAAGTAGCCAATGTCTCTGCACCAGACCCCAAAACTTTACTCATAACGCCTTATGAAAAAAGAATGATTCAGGCTATTGAACGGGCAATCGCAGAAGCAAAACTCGGATTTAACCCCCAAAATGACGGAACAATAATCCGAATCTTAATTCCACAGCTAACAGAAGACCGAAGAAAACAACTCGTAAAGCAAGCTAAAGAAGTAGGAGAGGAGGCCAGAGTATCCATCCGCTCTATCCGTAGAGATCATAACGACTTAATCAAAAAAACATCCAAAGACGGAGTAGCCGAAGATGTTGTCAAAACCGGTGAACAAGAAATTCAAAAATTAACAGATTCTAATATCCTAAAAGTGGACAAAGTTCTATCTGAAAAAGAGGTAGAAATCATGAAAGTTTAA